A stretch of the Chanos chanos chromosome 1, fChaCha1.1, whole genome shotgun sequence genome encodes the following:
- the LOC115823274 gene encoding olfactomedin-4-like gives MGLLLLSICKVVGVLSILSQTVSAKDCVCELKNTKRFPMEQLEKVERIASRCTKDITSQQLSEVDAQLLGLNHRLRQLEKDVEVLEREDDGDLYGAVSLRIIEIELANILELMEKLNTTRLHHRSLSSNALRELQTMREEMKELEAYDYMQVVKKQRENQRLKRELTKCRDDLEATPPPPTPEPGHCPHGRLVNVTGPKTNTGTEYGTSYSYGAWGQDANPPAGKENWFWLVALTSSNVYANYISEYSSLSSLIAGVKVRNVVIASSNPTTNTIQGPNVVMYGEALYYQCYYSPSICRFSMSLQKVTTVSLPKDSGYYNSYPFCHLGACYSYTDLDLATDESGVWVMYSAPNNFGNVIISKVEAGSPPALGRTWNTSLHKRTATNTFMACGVLYATRYLDKETEEIFYSFDTVTGQERYDLHIHIKKPYTNIQSLNYSPRDQMLYVYSDAYLLTYNVIFE, from the exons ATGGGGCTCCTGCTGCTCTCCATATGTAAGGTTGTTGGAGTGCTGTCCATACTCTCTCAG ACTGTGAGTGctaaggactgtgtgtgtgagctgaagAACACAAAACGATTTCCGatggagcagctggagaaagTCGAAAGGATTGCTTCCAGATGCACCAAAGACATCACGTcacaacag TTATCAGAGGTGGACGCTCAATTGCTGGGACTGAATCATCGTCTCAGACAGCTGGAGAAGGACGTGGAGGTGTTGGAACGTGAAGATGATGGTGACCTGTATGGTGCCGTCTCTCTGCGCATCATTGAGATTGAACTTGCAAACATCCTAGAGCTTATGGAGAAGCTCAACACCACCCGTCTTCATCACCGGAGTCTGAGCTCCAACGCTCTCAGAGAG TTGCAGACCatgagagaagagatgaaagagcTGGAGGCATACGATTACATGCAAGTGgtaaaaaaacagagggagaaccAACGTTTAAAGAGGGAGCTTACAAAGTGCAGGGATGACCTGGAGGCAACACCCCCACCTCCTACACCTGAGCCAG GTCACTGCCCTCACGGTCGCTTGGTGAACGTGACAGGACCCAAAACCAACACAGGCACCGAGTATGGAACATCCTACTCTTATGGTGCATGGGGTCAGGATGCAAATCCACCTGCAGGGAAAGAGAACTGGTTCTGGCTGGTGGCACTCACCAGCAGTAACGTGTATGCCAACTACATCAGTGAGTACAGCAGTCTGAGTTCTCTGATTGCTGGTGTGAAGGTCAGAAACGTGGTCATCGCCTCTTCCAAccccaccaccaacaccatccAGGGACCCAACGTGGTCATGTACGGTGAAGCACTTTATTACCAGTGTTACTATTCACCCTCCATCTGTCGCTTCAGCATGTCCCTGCAGAAAGTCACCACTGTTTCCCTGCCCAAAGATTCAGGGTACTACAACAGCTACCCTTTCTGCCACCTAGGAGCCTGTTACAGCTACACTGACTTGGACCTGGCCACTGATGAGTCTGGCGTCTGGGTTATGTATTCAGCACCAAACAACTTTGGCAATGTGATCATCAGCAAGGTAGAGGCCGGGAGCCCTCCGGCCCTGGGCCGCACATGGAACACCTCTTTGCACAAGCGCACGGCCACCAACACCTTCATGGCATGTGGAGTTCTCTATGCCACACGTTACCtggacaaagaaacagaggagatctTCTACTCCTTTGACACAGTGACTGGCCAGGAGCGCTATGACCTGCACATTCACATCAAAAAACCATACACCAACATCCAGTCCCTCAACTACAGCCCTCGAGATCAAATGCTGTATGTCTACAGTGATGCGTACCTCCTCACGTACAATGTCATATTTGAATAA